cctcagatctctgcagggtaaatccagacagatagctagactatctgtccaatctgaggactatggttacctgttcctcagatctctgcagggtaaatccagacagctagctagactatctgtcctatctgaggactatggttacctggtcctcaggtctctgcagggtaaatccagacagctagctagactatctgttgaCGTTCTCTGTTGACGagtaaaactacttctgaacgtacacatgttccaccaaaacaacttcctccccgaggctattttgtagTGACACCATCATTGAGTCTTAGCTCTGTCTAAGATGATCGGGATTGGTTCagataaatgccaataaaccagaccttcctccgagactaattaaaatgacatatCAGTCAATCCTGTGTTATCTATCTATTAGTAAGTAGATACCAAGTAGGTCCAGTTttcctgtgttgacattacaaaagtctctcgttagcatcttgtatgctagttgttgcaaagtgacgcatgagTGACTCACAGCTGCACTCCACTTACATGTGACAGTGCCCCTGACAGTCTCCTGGATCGGGGCTCAGCACTGTCCAGACTGGTGATTCGTGATTTGTCCGAGCAGCAATACAGGCCAAACAGTAGGTTCTGAACAGACGTAGTctattaaaaagtcaaaaattgacaaaactgtgctttaaaaataggaatttctttaatttacaaataTTATAGTCTTAAATACTGaagcaaaaaatgtattttgaaatgcTTATTCAAAGTCAACAATCTCTTACACatacaatgaaaatataaaaacaagtcATAACATTCGGAACCACCCATAATTAAGTCTTAGCAGATAGTGAGTCTGAACAATAAAACATCGCAACCCGGGTGTTCATATCTCTGCATGGTGGTATTTACTACAGGGCTTAGCATATAAACCAACGTAGGGTAATCATCAACACACCACAACCCGAGAGGTGTGTTATAAATACATTATTGCATTGCGCATAGCCTCACAATACCCATTTATTACTTGGTAATATTAAAGATGTGTTGCTCTAACAGTCTCCGTTGTATCCTCATCTCTTGACATGGCTGGGTTGTCGTACATCTCCAGACTCTTCTGGCTCTGAATCTTTTCGCCGTCCTTTTCCCTGCAGCACTTGCAGCACTTGCAGCAGTGTTTGCTACAGCAGCCAAAGACCTTGGTCACCATCTTGTCCCAGGGCGCCATGGAGTGCAGGGGCCGCGGCAAAAAGTCCCAGTCACGGAGGACCTTTGGCAAGTAGCGGGGGCAGCGAGACTGCATCACGTTGACAATGATCACAAAGAGGGCCAACGCGACAATGGGCACGGCGACGCCGACCAGGACTTGCCAGCCAGCCAGCGAAAGGCCGAATACAGACAGAGGTAAAACCAAGAAGCACAGGACGAGGTAGAAGGCGGCAAACCAGCGGTACTTAGCCGTATGGTTCCCCAGCCCTCTGGCCAACCTGATTGGCAGCCGCGTGAGGGGGATCGGATACCACAGTAAGATCCCCATGATGTTGAAGAAGAAATGGCAAAGTGcaatctagaaaaaaaaacacagacgaCGGTCAAACAAAGCTATCACTGTCAGATTTTATGGAAAATATCAATCAGCGAGCAATGGTTTGAGAACATAAGCATGCTAACAATAAGGCTAGCATGTTGATGTTCAGCAGGTATTATGTTTACCATGTTTGTCTAAGTgatttagcatgttagcatgctaaagtATGTTACGGTTTAGGGGAATATGAGGACCCAGAAGCAGGCGAAAGTTGAGCTAGAGGATTTATTTGACCAATAAAACAAAGTGGACTCAAATGGAGTCCTGAGTACAGCGGGCAAAACTTCTTCCAGAAAGTAGCGGACAACAGAATAGGGAACCTGAGCAACAACGGTAATCCAAAAACAGGAAgtacagaagaaagaaaatccaaggacaaaaaaacagcatccCGACTGAAACTGGCACACgaaaacactaaaacaatctgacacaagacaagaGGAACACAGAGACCAAATCCACCAGGTAACGAGCAGACGGGGGACACTAGGGCTGGGGAACAAGTGGAACACATGAGACAATCACACAGACGGGAAAAatacaagacaggaagtaagaCAAGACAGAAAGCAAGACCGTCAAAATAAACCAGGAAACCTCCTGTACTTCCATCCAGTTTTCAGGCTCTTTCACCAGCACCAGTATCTTGACTCCATCGGGGGATATGCCACTTTTGGCTTCTCTACCCCTTATACAATTAATTACATAGCAATAGAGTCCATCtgtccatcttcatctgcttatccggtatcgggttgcgggggcagcagctccagcaggggaccccaatcttctctttcccaagccacatcaaccagcttcgactgggggatcccgaggcattcccaggccagatTGGAGACGTAaaccctccacctagtcctgggtcttccccgaggcctcctcccagctggacgtgccaggaacacctccctagggaggcgcccaggaggcatccttaccagatgcccgaaccacctcaactgNNNNNNNNNNNNNNNNNNNNNNNNNNNNNNNNNNNNNNNNNNNNNNNNNNNNNNNNNNNNNNNNNNNNNNNNNNNNNNNNNccccccccccccccccccctcctgaggaaacccattttggccgcttgtacccaaTAGATTCTAATCACCATAAACTCTCTACATTTCAATATTGTGTGATgggataaataaatgtatttcttttttgttttacacctCTCCTCATAGAAATAAAAGTTaagatatttcacaaaaaataaaaaacatttaaacctcATGTGGTCTTTTGTTGCTATTGgttaattttgaaatatttccaATAGTTTGATATTGGACCAAACTGTTCGTCTGACCAAAAACAATGTTGCCATTCACAGTTGCTCGCTGCTAACAACAGCCCCATGAAGGAAACTTTGTACTGCATGTTACCTGCAGGGAGTTGGAGAGGGTTTCTCCGGGACTGGCCATGGCAGCAAGTATAGCAGTGGTTGTGGTTCCAATGTTAGACCCCAGGGTCAGGGGATAGGCTCTCTCCAGGCTAATGACACCAATACCTGGTGAAAGAACATTGACAAGATgtcaaaaaatttgaaaatacagTCAAgcatatatgtaaatatatatatatatatatatatatatacttatatatacttACCCACTAGAGGAGTTATAGCTGAGGTGAACACGGAGCTGCTCTGAACAATGAAAGTCATCCCGGCTCCCACCAACATCGCAATGTAGCCGGTAACCCAGGCGAAGGGGAAGGGGAAGTCTGTAGTCaaacagaaagaggaagtgggCTATGAACCTGATGAAGTGAGCACAGTGTTAATGCACACATTAGACCAAACGACCGGTTTTATCACAGTGTTGTGTCTCCTTCATGCAGCAGGACTTGGACCTGGAGCCGAAAGAAACAGGGAGCCTGAACCTGTGTCGCTCATCAACCATCCCACTGGAGAGCTGAAGGACTGGGTTAAATAAAGTTGCTTATTCggatttaaatttaatttagtttgaacGATCTATTGTGGTTTCATAAAATCCACAATCAATTCCAgctgccctttgctgtgtgtcatctcAATCACATCTCTCTCCCCCATTCTTGTTTATCTactgtcactaataaagggaaaagcccccaaaaagaattgcactttattgtgtgttttagtgaaATATCAAGTACAATAACTGTAACTGCTTTGGGGTGAACTGTTTATGTAAGCAATGATCCTTTTAATAATGCAACAGGTGAGTGTAGTTGTACTACAACTGTTAGTACAGTTGTAGGATGTCTTTCATATCCAAGCGATATTGGTTTTGAAATATCTAATCAACATTGAATTGCAGAAAGTAATGGATTCGGAACCTTATGAATCCGAATGGAATCTGTTTGTGAAATCAGTGGCGATACCCGGCCCTAGAAGGCTATCAAACAAGCAGGAAATAGTTACCTGTGTTGAGCACCTTCTTGATGACCACGGCCACCTGTCCCTTTAGCATGGAGTTGAGCAGCTTGACGATGAGGATGAGGCAGGTGCAGAGGACGAGCAGAGACAGGGCCAGGAGAATGAGGCCCACGGCCAGGTCCGGCAGGTTTGCATTGACGAAGATGTGTTTGCCTGCAACAGACGGTCAAAGAGATGATTGGCATTTAAGCTTCCACTCTGGTCTCGCATCATGCCGCAGCCAAAAACAGCCTCATGTGCGTGACTCACAGCTCAATACCAGTTTCTGATgtaatgaaattgaaaaataaatgtttctaaaGCCAAGCACAAAAGAATTTACTTTAAATGGAGCAGAATACTTTGCCCATTTTATGGTCATGTGGTTTCATGTGCTTCAACAAGGCAGCGTGAATAGATGTATTGAGTAGGTAGACGGGTCAAGGGAGGGTATTAGCTGAGTCACTAGAACGACTCAAAGGTAGTCATTGTCCGGACATCAGAGGTTCTGGATGAAGGAGGTTGTTGTGTCTCATGTATCACTGAGTTTAGTGGATCAGATGCTCCTAATTGCTttgtaaatgttctttttttctttctttctttgaaccGTTGGTATTCACTGACGGAGGCACGCTTACATTTCTGTTGGTAATCGGTCCAAGACGAGTTCATCTGGGTCCAGGTCAGGTTTCCTTCGTCCCAGCAGACTGCGCCAGCAGTGCAGTTCTCCACTGTTGCGTTCCAGAAAgtctaaaagcaaaaacagctttaaatgccagagcagcagcaggggcGGAGCGCGGGGACGGCTTCTGGGGCTCCAGCCCTGAATtgttttctgataaaaaaaagtgttttaggGTTTTAAAAAAGCCTCAACTTTGTGTAATTTCCCCTCAGTCTCTCTGGCAACTATAACAtcgctacgttttggtttttgaGCAGAGTTTTGAGCTAGTAGCGGTCTGGAATGCACTCAagtgtttttagctccagtagaagaactaatcaCAGTGTAAAAACACAGCCAAACCGCGCATTTCATCAGCATTCTCGTAGACAACATGAGGCAGCATGTTCGCTCTACCCGTTGCTGGTAGTTGCCGTGGTTGTGTTAGTAGCTTAGTCTCAGAGAACTAATTTCCCAATCGGGCAGCAAAACATTGGCATCACTGTCGGTGTTTCCAAAGGTCTCTGTTTGCAGCCATTCAGCCTGCACAACCCCGCAGAACCATAACGTGTGGAGCCAAAGTTCTATTACTGGGGAAATATTGCCAATCATTCTGTGAACTATACTCCAGCTCAGTGGAACAAAGAGAGGAATCCCTACTCCACCTACATTATGTAGCCTAGGTTATCAATAATAACTAACATCCAACAATTTTTGCCCCTTTTTAGATGATGGGAGTGAAAATGAGTCAACCTCAACATTCgttgtgttctggtttcagaCAGTCAGGATGCCGCCTCTACAAGAGGACTTTTCTTTGGCAACTTCTATGTTTTTCACAAAAGATGTAcacatttttaggcattttattATCAATCTTGAAAAATAGTGCCTTTATCTGTagagtgtcttgagataactcttgttatgatttgataccatAAATGAAATTGAGCTCAATTGTTGATTTCTTACCGTGTTGGTCTCTTTTTTGCACCATACTTTGATCAGACTCTTGTTTCTGGCTGCTGGGTCACCAGTGGCGATGCCAGTGATAACAGATTTGTCCAGCttaaaagacaacaaacaaaattgtaaagacctttaaaaaagcGTTCTTTATGGTAATGGTGCATATTTCTTGACCAGTGACTCTACCAAGGGTTATCTTAGTGAACTAAAACTataaccaaagaaaaaaaacttaagaaaaactaaaaccttcaagaaaaactcaaactaaactgaaactaTGTTTCTagattacaaagaaaaaaaacaattacagcatAAATTATTAGAAATCATGATATT
This sequence is a window from Etheostoma cragini isolate CJK2018 chromosome 9, CSU_Ecrag_1.0, whole genome shotgun sequence. Protein-coding genes within it:
- the slc34a2b gene encoding solute carrier family 34 member 2b; protein product: MAPRPQVGTDSSPTLDDNVPVKDVAILPAHSTVDLVNEDPDAEDPWDLPELKDTGIKWSELDTKGKIMRVLTGILKAVTLLGLLYLFICSLDVLSSAFQLVGGKAAGDIFQDNVILSNPVAGLVIGVLVTVLVQSSSTSSSIVVSMVSSGLLDVQSAVPIIMGANIGTSVTNTIVAMMQAGDRNEFRRAFAGATVHDFFNWLSVLVLLPLEVATGVLYKLTSLIIKSFNIQSGEDAPDLLNVITDPLTNSIIQLDKSVITGIATGDPAARNKSLIKVWCKKETNTTFWNATVENCTAGAVCWDEGNLTWTQMNSSWTDYQQKCKHIFVNANLPDLAVGLILLALSLLVLCTCLILIVKLLNSMLKGQVAVVIKKVLNTDFPFPFAWVTGYIAMLVGAGMTFIVQSSSVFTSAITPLVGIGVISLERAYPLTLGSNIGTTTTAILAAMASPGETLSNSLQIALCHFFFNIMGILLWYPIPLTRLPIRLARGLGNHTAKYRWFAAFYLVLCFLVLPLSVFGLSLAGWQVLVGVAVPIVALALFVIIVNVMQSRCPRYLPKVLRDWDFLPRPLHSMAPWDKMVTKVFGCCSKHCCKCCKCCREKDGEKIQSQKSLEMYDNPAMSRDEDTTETVRATHL